In Photobacterium sp. TLY01, the following proteins share a genomic window:
- a CDS encoding hydrolase, translated as MLDRNKTALVIVDVQGKLASLMSDSETLYQNLSVMTQGAKALELPIIWLEQLPDKLGPTIPQIADHLTNQAPIAKNCFSGCQSIAFMDALVSTGCKNVLLVGIEAHICVYQTAMDLLRKGYHVEVISDAVSSRNAANKTVALNRMQQAGASVSCTEMVLFELQGVAEGESFRQILNLIK; from the coding sequence ATGCTGGATCGCAATAAAACCGCGCTGGTGATCGTTGATGTTCAGGGAAAACTCGCCAGCCTGATGTCAGACAGCGAGACTCTCTATCAGAACCTGTCAGTCATGACGCAAGGAGCAAAAGCTCTTGAATTACCTATCATCTGGTTAGAGCAGCTACCTGATAAGCTTGGGCCCACGATTCCTCAGATTGCGGATCACCTGACCAATCAGGCCCCCATCGCCAAAAATTGTTTCAGCGGCTGCCAGTCAATCGCATTTATGGATGCTTTAGTTTCCACAGGTTGCAAGAACGTGCTGCTGGTTGGCATAGAAGCGCACATCTGTGTCTATCAAACCGCTATGGATTTACTGCGGAAAGGCTACCATGTCGAAGTCATTTCTGATGCTGTCTCTTCCCGCAATGCCGCGAACAAAACAGTCGCCCTGAATCGCATGCAACAGGCGGGCGCCTCTGTCTCGTGCACAGAAATGGTACTTTTTGAATTACAAGGCGTTGCTGAAGGCGAAAGCTTCAGGCAAATATTAAACCTCATCAAATAA
- the nagA gene encoding N-acetylglucosamine-6-phosphate deacetylase has translation MYAITHISVFDGSTIVEDQAIFIDRDTIAAVMPMSQAQSGQLLPTECLDGTGLLATAGFIDIQLNGCGGVLLNTDIAKSTLDTMNATNLRHGTTQYLPTFITSEAEPLNKVIELIESIDSPESEGVLGLHLEGPFINPQKKGAHQENCIRGLDDETADYLISHAACIKVITLAPEFCDQSVMNKLTDANIIVSMGHTNGRYRDYTAKQGIRMATHLFNAMSPLDSREPGAVGYIFDHKPYAGIIVDGIHVNYASIRIAHQLLGEKLFMVTDAVTPAGTDLKEYDMAGTKAYVTDGKCHYADGTIAGAAITMIQGVHNLIEHVGVSKEEALRMASLYPAKALGLDASYGRVRAGYKANLALLTADLQVQGAVQMGLRHHI, from the coding sequence ATGTACGCCATAACCCATATCAGCGTGTTTGATGGCAGCACGATTGTTGAAGATCAAGCCATTTTCATCGACAGAGATACGATCGCTGCTGTCATGCCTATGTCGCAGGCTCAGTCCGGGCAATTGCTCCCGACTGAATGTCTGGACGGGACTGGGTTACTGGCTACCGCGGGTTTTATCGACATTCAGTTGAACGGTTGTGGTGGCGTGTTGCTCAACACAGACATTGCCAAATCCACGCTCGATACCATGAACGCCACCAACCTTCGCCATGGTACCACCCAATACCTGCCCACTTTTATCACCAGCGAAGCCGAACCACTCAACAAAGTTATTGAGTTAATTGAAAGCATTGATAGCCCGGAATCGGAAGGAGTGCTGGGACTGCATTTAGAGGGCCCTTTCATCAACCCTCAGAAGAAAGGGGCCCATCAGGAAAATTGCATCCGGGGTCTTGATGACGAAACGGCTGACTATCTCATCAGCCACGCCGCTTGCATCAAAGTCATCACCCTGGCACCTGAGTTTTGTGATCAGTCAGTGATGAACAAGCTGACAGACGCGAACATCATCGTCTCTATGGGTCACACCAATGGCCGCTATCGCGACTATACAGCCAAACAAGGCATCCGTATGGCCACACATTTGTTTAATGCGATGAGCCCGCTCGATTCTCGTGAACCAGGTGCTGTCGGCTATATTTTTGACCATAAACCCTACGCTGGCATTATCGTTGACGGAATACATGTGAATTACGCCTCCATCAGAATCGCCCATCAGCTTCTGGGGGAGAAACTGTTTATGGTTACGGACGCTGTTACGCCTGCCGGTACTGATCTCAAAGAATACGATATGGCAGGCACCAAGGCCTATGTCACTGACGGTAAATGCCATTATGCAGATGGTACGATTGCCGGCGCCGCCATCACCATGATTCAGGGTGTCCATAACCTGATTGAACATGTGGGTGTCAGTAAAGAAGAAGCGCTCCGGATGGCAAGCCTGTATCCGGCCAAGGCTCTGGGACTGGATGCGTCTTATGGCAGGGTCCGAGCCGGGTATAAAGCGAATCTGGCATTACTGACTGCAGATTTGCAAGTTCAAGGTGCGGTACAGATGGGACTACGGCATCACATTTAA